From Bacteroidales bacterium:
TACGGAAATACTCTTTAATATGTTCGTATAGCAATATGTTATTGGTGCTATCGTACGAAGCATCGATTTTTAATGCGATGGCGTCATTTAGAGAATTAAGCCGATACACTGTATTTAATTGCACTCCGCCACTAACAGCAACACCATTAGCCACAAGTGCAGATACCATATCATTATTTGGTTCACGACGTCCAAGACCGCCCGATAATTTGGTTATATTAATATCGTTTAGCATACAGATTATTTTTTAGTTTTCTTTTCGGTTTGTTCTTCATCTTTTTCAGATGATATTTCGTTGCGGTGAATAATTTTGTATTCAAGTCCGTTGCGACGTGCATGGTCAATAGCCAATGATTGTGCATTCATAAGAAATACATGACCATCGGATACTAATATGATTTTATCTTCTTGAGGATAAGTTTTAAAAACCTCTTTAATGCGATTTAAATGTTGTTTTTCCATAGCTATTTAAATTTAAATATGATTATTCCGATAATTATAGTACTAATAAAAGTAGTTAATGCTCCTAAAGCAAACCAAAACCACCGGTTACAATGTTGCTTTTCAGTGATGTTTTTATTTTTCTCGTTAAAAGATGACCGGTGATATGTTTTAGTAGTATTTAAATATATTTTATATAACGAATCGCAATAGGCTTCGCAGTTAATATTTCCATTTTTTATAATAAGTTTTGCCGTTGCTTGTCCTTTTGAGTGCATTATAATTGAAGTGTCTTTTATTTGAGATGCAGGAATAGTTGCCGTTACGGTACTCGGTTGTATGTATATAGTATCAATAACGGTCTTCTCAATGTACAAAACAGAATCTTGCATTTTAGAAGAACTTATAACGTTTTGCTTTGTTTTGCAAGATACCGTTATCATGATTAATATGATAAGAATCCATTTCATAGTTGTTTTTTTACCTGTTCTTCTAATCGTTCTAATTTTTCCTTAACTTCTTCGTATAGCATTTTCCATTGTTCCATAACTTGAATCATATTGGCAATTTCGACCGATTCTGCTTGTGCTTTAGCTTGTCTGCGACCGAATATCCATCCGCTTGCTGCTCCTGCAAATGCAGATGCTACGGGTACTATTATTTGCGTCCAATCAATCATAACAAATATTGTCGAAATGTGCTTCTCAATCGTTTATATTGCCTAAAGGTTTTATGTTGCATCCACAACCGGCTTGCGAGGTAGCCTCCGCCAAAGGAGGCTACCGCAATAGCCATATAAATGAACAAAGCAACAATGGATTCGAACATAGCTTAAGAAATAGGAGCGTTATATATAGCTGCTATATATTTATTACGCATAGGCAATGTTAACGCTCTCATTTGGAAACCGATAATATCACCGCGTTCGCCCGGGTCTTTTTGGCTGGCAAACATTTCAAAGTCGCCTTGCGCCTTACATACTTCCGTGCTTAAAAATGCAATTGACGAGATCGTGTCTGTAGATGGTGCCGGTGCGGCTCCAAAGGCTACTTTTTGCCCGTTTGTTTTATTAAATACAGGTGTTTTACTGTATTTAAACACTTTGAATCCAAATAGAGAGAATCCTTGACTTTCTTCCATGAATTGTTTAAACAATGTTTTGTCTTCCATGGCAAGGGTACGTGCATGTTCGGGATGCAATACTAATATACGTCCGGAGTCTGGAGCGTCTAATTTGTCAAATGCCAAAGCAAGTTGTAAGATATTGTCAAGCGTAATCTTTTTAAAATTATTGCCGTCATTGGCTCCACTTGTAGTTAATACAGGTGTGTAAGTTCCATTTGCAGAGGGGGCAAAGGCATGTGCTGCTTTTTGTGCGAACTTATTCAGCAATGCATTTTTATGCCCTAATACAACACTTGCCATCTTGTCATAAGCGGTTTCCATTTCTTCTATATTACGAACAAGCGTATTTTCCGTGTCATAGGTATCAAGTGGCAATGCTAAAGGTACATCCGAACGTTGTGCATAAGGTATAGGATAAGTAGTATTATTAATAAGTACATTTGGGTCAACGCCTGCTTCTGCCAGATTAATAGTATTATTTTCGACAAACATGCTTAAATCCCTCACTACCGATAAAAACGACCAATCAGGATAAAATTTTTCCATGATCTCAGCAAGCCATATTTCTTTATTTAATCCGGCAAGGAGACTTCCTGACAATTCGCCTCTTGGGATAAAGGCAACAGCAATACTTATACCTGATGCCAATAAAGGATTAACATCCACAACCGTTGCAACAAATGATGCTATTACAACATTGAATAATACAGCTAATAATAGTTTAGTTTTCATTTTATGATTTTTTTAAGGTTAAACACGTTTTAAAATTTCTGCATACTTTTCAGGTTCATTGGCTTTCAATTCTAATAAGCCTTTCGGGTCTTTTTTTCGCCAATCGTGGAATGTCCATTTTTCTCGTTCAGGCATATTACCGCTCGATTGAGTATTAATGTGTTCAGTTGGTTTGCTGACAGATAGTTTTTCGATAAACTTTTTAGCCGATTCAAAATCTTTTTCAGCCATAGCTTGTAATTCAACTCGCAGTTCTTCTTTTAACTTACCTTGTTGCACGGCAAGGTCAATCATGCTTTTAATATCGGCAGCAAGACGAGACTTTTCTTTGTTTTCATAATCTTGAACTTTAGTACGTAACTGACTCAGTTCGTTTTGCATTTTTTTTACGGCATCAATAACATGGGTATCGGTTGCATCCGATTGCAATCCCAATAAAGTAATTAATGGTTGGTTCATAATTTCTATGTTTAAATTAAATTTTCGATTCAAAGAGAGTTTAATATCTTCTGCCGATAATAGTACACCATCTGCATCATATAAACGCAATGCATTTTGATTTGATGGTAATGCAGTAAGTGATATTTCTTTTAATATAGATTTTGATAATGTGATAATACTTTTATCACCAATATCTTGTTTGTTAAATTCGAGAGCAATTAATCCAACCGAAGCACCTTTTAATATTCCTTTTTCTACTTTTTTAGCCAATTTAACAGCTTCAGGGTCGTCCATGTCAAAATCTGGTTCGGCAAGCAACTGTTTATTTTCTTTACGTAAATTTTTCCACGTACCAATTAATTTACTGCTATCATGGTCAAATAACATTACCGGATTTCGTGTAAATGCCGATAAATCAATTCCGTCTGTTTTAACAATAAAATCATACGAATTAATGGTTTCGTCGCTTACTATAAAAATACTCATTCTTGGTTTTTTTGCAAATATCAATATTTTTTTATCTTATTCATAATCTATTATTTATAATGTATATTATAAACTATTACTTTAATTAAAATATATATATATTTAATTTACAATTATGTATATAATCAAATAATGGCGAAATTTGTGTAAATCAATTCATATGCCTAAAGACAGTGAAAAACAGATAGCTCGTGAGTTATATCTTAATACCGGCATGACCCAAAAAGAAATTGCCATCAAATTAAGTATCAGTGAACCAACATTATCTAAATGGGTGAATAGTGGCAAATGGGATGAACTTAAAGCGGCAAAAAGTATTACTAAAGAACAACTGCTCAAACAAGCTTACGAACAATTAGCAGCCATTAACAATGCCATTGAAGAACGTGGTGGCGTACCTGACAAACAGCTTTCCGATGCCAAAGGAATATTAGTTAAAGAAATAGCATTGCTGGAGAAGAATCACAGTATTAGCACTGCTGTTTACATCATGGACAGATTTTTAAATTATGTTCTTACACATAACCCATCTGTTGCCAGAGAAGTATCACAGATGCAGTTATCATTTATAGAAATGCTTGCTAATGAAGTTCAGCGATAAAATAGCCATTGAACGTTTTCGTCAGCGGTGCCGGTTGATAGCTCTGGCTACCGAAGGAGTTCCTTTACAGGAAAATAAAGAAGATAAAGAACGACGTATTAAATCGTTACTTAATGATTATAATGCATTTAGCAAATATTACTTTCCACAATGGACATCCGTCGATAACGCTCCGTTTCACTTATATGCTGCACGCAAAATTGCAGCTAATAAAAAACTAATGGCTGTATTCGAATGGGCACGCGGACATGCCAAGAGTACACATTTTGACATTATGATTCCTATGTGGCTAAAAGCACGTGGCGAATTGCACGTAATGGTGCTGGTGGGTAAAAACGAGCAGAATGCCATAACATTATTAAGTGATTTACAAGCTGAGCTCGAAAATAATCAACGCTATATACACGATTTTGGCGAACAGGTATTAACAGGAAACTGGGAAGAGGGACGTTTTGCAACTAAAGATAATTGCGGTTTTTTTGCTCTAGGTCGTGGTCAATCTCCACGTGGACTTCGATATAAACAATATCGCCCCGATTACATTGTGCTGGACGATATTGATGACGATGAACTGGTTCGTAATCCTGCACGAGTAGATAAACTCACAGATTGGGCTTTGCAGGCACTCTATTTTACTATGGACATGGGTAGAGGACGGTTTATTATCGTTGGCAATCGGATTGCCAATCGAAGTGTTTTAGCCAATATAGCCGAAAAAAACAGCGTCTATCATCACAAAGTAAACGCTCTGAATTATGATAGTACACCTTCATGGGCAGCCAAATATTCAATTGCTGAAATTGAAGAAGTAATACAGAAAATTGGCTATCGAGCTGCTCAAAAGGAACTGTTCAATAATCCCATAACCGAAGGGGCGGTATTTAAAAAAGACTGGTTGCGTTTTGCTCCTATTTTGGATTATTATCAATACGATGCTATCATTGGTTATTGCGACCCGAGTTTTAAAAACTCTGCAACCAGCGATTATAAAGCTATTATGATCGTGGGCAAAAAGGCAACACAATATCATATACTTGAATGTTTTGTACGTAAATGTACGGTTAGCGAAATGGTTCGCTGGCTCTATGATTATAACGACAGAATGCCTAACCGGGCAGTTGCTCAATACTACATGGAAGCTAATTTTATACAGGACTTAATATTGAACGAATTCGATGAAGAGGGGAAAGCACGTGGATACCTATTGCCCATTCGTGCCGACCATCGCAAAAAGCCCGATAAGTTTGCCCGTATCGAAGCAATTAGCCCACTATTTGAGCGTGGTTTTGTTATTATTAATGAGGCAATTAAAAACAAACCTGACACACAGGTATTTATTGAACAATTATTGTCGTTTGAAAAAGGTAGCAATCAGCACGATGATGCACCTGATGCACTGGAAGGTGCCGTATGGCTGCTAAATAAATATTGCACACAAAAAGAATATGTACCATTAATTCATCAACGAAACAACAGGAGGTTTTAACATGCGAAATATTAATTACATAGTCGTTCATTGTACGGCAACACCACAGAATACAACCATCGAAAGCATTCAAAAATACTGGCGTGAAGTACTTAAATGGCATGCACCCGGTTATCATTATATCATTAAATCATCGGGCGAATTAGTTCAATTATTGCCTATTGAACAGGTGAGTAATGGCGTGGCAGGATACAACTCTCAATGTATCAATATTGCATATATCGGCGGCGTTGATAACAACGGAAAACCCATCGACAACCGTACTCCTGCACAAAAAGACATGCTTTTAAAACTGCTAAAACAATTAAAACAACAGTTTCCCAAAGCCATTATTCAAGGACATCGTGATTTCCCTGGTGTAAAAAAGGCATGCCCCAGTTTTGATGCCAAAGACGAATACAAAAACATATAAGCTATGATATTCTTAAAACACGATGATTTTAGCGTAACGATTGATGATAATCTGCTTAACCAAATTATCAAAAATCAACCTGCTTTGCTCGATAGCATTGAACTGATGGCTATTGCCGAGATGCAATCATATATTGCAAGTCGTTTCGATGTCGCTAATATCTTTAGTAAACAAGGCAATCAACGTAATCAGCTTATTGTTTTGTATTTAATCGATATGATATTATATCATCTTCATGCTCGTGTATCGCCACGAAATATAAGCCAATTACGTGTAGATAGATATAATCAAGCTATTGAATGGCTAAAAATGGCTTCCACCGGAATTATTCAACCTGATTTGCCATTAAAAGCAGACACACAAGGAAATGCCGATGATAGATTAAAATGGGGCAGTAATACTAAACTTAATCAACGATATTAGTTATGGGAATTTTCGATTTTTTAAAATCCAAAAAAGAAGCAGAAGTTCAACTTCGCAATCAGCCTAAAGCACTGCCTTCAACGGTCGTTATTCAGAATATTAAAGCTCGTGCTCAAAAAGACATAAAAGACTGGCGAAATGCACTTAATATGGCTGAAAAAAGCGACAATCCTCGCCGTTACATGCTTATAGATATATACAGAGAAATTATGCTTGATACCCATTTATCAGCTCAAATTGATTTGCGTAAAAACAGAGTTCTTGGTGCATCATTTCAGGTTTATGATAATAATAATAAACCAAATACTGACATAACTTGGATGCTTAAACAACCTGCCATACAAGACATTATATCATATATGCTCGATGCTCTGTTTTATGGACATAGTCTTATTCAGATTGACGAAGTTATTCCAAATCAAATCAATAAAGTTAGCTTAGTTCCTCGTCAACATATCGTTCCCGAATTAGGATTATTGCTTAAAAACCCGAACGACAGTAATGGTATCAATTATCGCATCTATAAAGATTTTCAAAATTATATTATAGAAAGCCCTAATAATACAGATTTGGGGTTATTGGCAAAAGTTGTTCCTTATGTATTATATAAGCGTTTTGCATTTGCAGCATGGAGCGAATTTGCCGAACTGTTCGGAAATCCTATCAGAGTTGCCAAGACCAATGTTAGAGATACAACTATGACCAATCGCCTGTATAATATGATGAAGGATATGGGCTCACTCTTTTTTGCCGTCATCGACAAAGATGAAGATATAAACTTTATCGAAACTACTCGAAGCAATGGTGAAGTATTTCAATCGTTGATTGAACTATGCAATAATGAAATCAGTAAACTTATCAATGGTGCCGTTGTTGGTGAGAATAATACTGAAGGAAGCCGCGCCAAAGAACAGGTAGGATATACCATTTCGCAAGACATAACCAATGCCGACAAACATTACATTGAACAATGCATGAATAAGATTGTATTCCCTATACTTATATATCATGGTTATCCGTTGCAAAATTATACATTTGCTTATGATGAGCAAATTGATATGGATAAACTATGGAATAATACGTATCAGGCTTTGCAATATTATAATATAGATACTGAATGGATTAAAGAACGATTTGGCATACCGGTATTAGAAAGATTACAAAATCAATCATTATCCGATAGCCGTTTTTTCGACTAACCCCCGAGCCCATAAAGCTCGGGGCAAGCATCCAATACTATGACTGCCCTATTCATGGCAATAATTTACAACTTGCCTTAGATAAAGATACTTATAACGTTAAATTTGGCATTGATGACGATACATTTAAACGCATTTTAAATAATATTCAAAAAAACGATAAACTTATTGATAAAGATTTGTTTGAATATACCTATAAAAACCTTGATAATGCACTTAACCGTATTTATCCTAATGTAAAGCCTGATACTAATGCTCTATACGAAAATCTTCGCCGAAATCTGATACAAACATCGGCATATAAAAGCTATTGGCAAACACAACAATTAAACGATTCATTGAGCGGTAAAATGGATAAAAAA
This genomic window contains:
- a CDS encoding HK97 family phage prohead protease, which encodes MSIFIVSDETINSYDFIVKTDGIDLSAFTRNPVMLFDHDSSKLIGTWKNLRKENKQLLAEPDFDMDDPEAVKLAKKVEKGILKGASVGLIALEFNKQDIGDKSIITLSKSILKEISLTALPSNQNALRLYDADGVLLSAEDIKLSLNRKFNLNIEIMNQPLITLLGLQSDATDTHVIDAVKKMQNELSQLRTKVQDYENKEKSRLAADIKSMIDLAVQQGKLKEELRVELQAMAEKDFESAKKFIEKLSVSKPTEHINTQSSGNMPEREKWTFHDWRKKDPKGLLELKANEPEKYAEILKRV
- the terL gene encoding phage terminase large subunit — protein: MKFSDKIAIERFRQRCRLIALATEGVPLQENKEDKERRIKSLLNDYNAFSKYYFPQWTSVDNAPFHLYAARKIAANKKLMAVFEWARGHAKSTHFDIMIPMWLKARGELHVMVLVGKNEQNAITLLSDLQAELENNQRYIHDFGEQVLTGNWEEGRFATKDNCGFFALGRGQSPRGLRYKQYRPDYIVLDDIDDDELVRNPARVDKLTDWALQALYFTMDMGRGRFIIVGNRIANRSVLANIAEKNSVYHHKVNALNYDSTPSWAAKYSIAEIEEVIQKIGYRAAQKELFNNPITEGAVFKKDWLRFAPILDYYQYDAIIGYCDPSFKNSATSDYKAIMIVGKKATQYHILECFVRKCTVSEMVRWLYDYNDRMPNRAVAQYYMEANFIQDLILNEFDEEGKARGYLLPIRADHRKKPDKFARIEAISPLFERGFVIINEAIKNKPDTQVFIEQLLSFEKGSNQHDDAPDALEGAVWLLNKYCTQKEYVPLIHQRNNRRF
- a CDS encoding N-acetylmuramoyl-L-alanine amidase encodes the protein MRNINYIVVHCTATPQNTTIESIQKYWREVLKWHAPGYHYIIKSSGELVQLLPIEQVSNGVAGYNSQCINIAYIGGVDNNGKPIDNRTPAQKDMLLKLLKQLKQQFPKAIIQGHRDFPGVKKACPSFDAKDEYKNI
- a CDS encoding DUF1320 family protein, with translation MIFLKHDDFSVTIDDNLLNQIIKNQPALLDSIELMAIAEMQSYIASRFDVANIFSKQGNQRNQLIVLYLIDMILYHLHARVSPRNISQLRVDRYNQAIEWLKMASTGIIQPDLPLKADTQGNADDRLKWGSNTKLNQRY
- a CDS encoding DUF935 family protein, with translation MGIFDFLKSKKEAEVQLRNQPKALPSTVVIQNIKARAQKDIKDWRNALNMAEKSDNPRRYMLIDIYREIMLDTHLSAQIDLRKNRVLGASFQVYDNNNKPNTDITWMLKQPAIQDIISYMLDALFYGHSLIQIDEVIPNQINKVSLVPRQHIVPELGLLLKNPNDSNGINYRIYKDFQNYIIESPNNTDLGLLAKVVPYVLYKRFAFAAWSEFAELFGNPIRVAKTNVRDTTMTNRLYNMMKDMGSLFFAVIDKDEDINFIETTRSNGEVFQSLIELCNNEISKLINGAVVGENNTEGSRAKEQVGYTISQDITNADKHYIEQCMNKIVFPILIYHGYPLQNYTFAYDEQIDMDKLWNNTYQALQYYNIDTEWIKERFGIPVLERLQNQSLSDSRFFD